One genomic region from Argentina anserina chromosome 2, drPotAnse1.1, whole genome shotgun sequence encodes:
- the LOC126784167 gene encoding transcription termination factor MTERF5, chloroplastic-like yields the protein MLSCLFSKNWLSIHVGGAHLGIQHRWICTKGPASSNSSGDSTVSYLVHSCGLSQEAAIVAARKVNLHSLPKAETVLSLLREYKFSDTQISALVRKHPKLVIADAQNTLLPKFEFLTSIGISRLDLATVLTYNPRLLDRSLQDNIIPCYTFLKDLVLSDSKVVTIWKNNSWVFLENLSKHVIPNVAFVRELSMPQSCLAYLVTYKGRILLKDPELFSQLVVEVQQLGFDPQMANFVHAMAALYAKETWKRCQEAYRSWGWSDDDIRSAFRSCPMCMTKSEKKIMATMEFLVNKMGLQSGDIAKYPYIFGYSLEKRIIPRGSVVKVLLLKGFIEEKELSLATLCSISEERFLYRFVTRYLDHVPQLSDVYQGKVDICE from the coding sequence GGTGGATTTGTACAAAGGGACCAGCCAGCAGCAACAGCTCCGGTGATTCTACAGTCTCTTACCTGGTTCACTCATGCGGGCTGTCTCAAGAAGCCGCCATTGTAGCAGCCCGCAAGGTAAACCTTCATTCTTTACCAAAAGCAGAGACTGTTTTATCCCTTTTGAGAGAGTATAAATTCTCAGATACCCAGATCTCAGCTCTTGTACGGAAACACCCAAAACTTGTCATAGCTGATGCCCAGAACACCCTTTTGCCAAAGTTCGAGTTTTTGACCTCCATAGGAATCTCAAGGCTCGACCTTGCAACAGTACTGACATACAACCCAAGACTTCTCGACCGAAGCTTGCAAGACAACATTATACCCTGTTATACCTTCCTCAAAGACCTGGTGCTCTCTGATTCGAAGGTCGTCACTATTTGGAAGAACAACTCCTGGGTTTTCCTTGAAAACCTATCAAAACATGTGATACCCAATGTtgcgtttgtgagagaatTGAGCATGCCCCAGTCCTGTCTTGCCTATTTGGTAACATATAAGGGTCGTATTCTTCTGAAAGATCCTGAATTGTTCAGTCAACTTGTGGTTGAAGTCCAGCAATTAGGATTCGACCCTCAGATGGCCAACTTTGTGCATGCCATGGCCGCATTATATGCAAAAGAGACATGGAAGCGATGCCAGGAGGCGTATAGGAGTTGGGGTTGGTCGGATGATGATATTCGTTCTGCCTTCAGGTCGTGTCCAATGTGCATGACTAAGTCTGAGAAGAAAATAATGGCAACAATGGAATTCTTAGTGAACAAGATGGGATTGCAATCAGGTGATATTGCAAAGTatccatatatatttggttACAGCTTGGAGAAGAGAATCATCCCTAGGGGTTCAGTTGTCAAAGTTTTGTTGCTGAAAGGATTCATAGAAGAAAAGGAGCTGAGTTTAGCTACTCTATGTTCGATATCAGAAGAGCGCTTCTTGTATAGGTTTGTCACCAGATATCTTGACCACGTTCCCCAATTGTCGGATGTGTACCAAGGAAAAGTGGATATATGCGAGTGA